A stretch of the Clavibacter sp. B3I6 genome encodes the following:
- the rfaE2 gene encoding D-glycero-beta-D-manno-heptose 1-phosphate adenylyltransferase encodes MTSELRGIIGLLAERRPTVTVIGDVILDEWWRGHSDRMTREAPAPVVDVTERIQSLGGAANTAVNLASLGGTVRMVGLVGQDAAGDRVRDLLVAAGVDVTGLVHSPRLRTTTKTRIVGDDQVIVRVDDVHRGSVHRDDARALARAALEATAGVDAEIVSDYGTGTLHGVVLESLAARERRPALTVVDAHDPAIWAPLRPDLITPNAGEAGRLVDRALARDEDRAAVVAALGDAILAAAGSATAVVTLDRDGTVVLGAGEPYRTRAHPVPEKQASGAGDTFVAALTLARAVGLPLTVSADFAQAAADVVVRLPGTSVCSAATLADHLGETRSRTVSQAELVDLVAAERAAGRRIVFTNGCFDVLHRGHTTYLRQAKRLGDVLVVALNSDDSVRRLKGSDRPVNTAEDRAGVLAELSCVDVITVFDTDTPIPLLEAVQPDVYAKGGDYTPEMLDETDVVRAYGGEVSILGYVPSQSTSSMVDRIRASAPDPGFTRPAGTAKSAPAGGPVGPAGPAGPEAAAPASETDPEPAPGAPR; translated from the coding sequence ATGACGAGCGAGCTGCGCGGGATCATCGGCCTCCTGGCCGAGCGCCGGCCGACCGTCACGGTCATCGGCGACGTCATCCTCGACGAGTGGTGGCGCGGCCACAGCGACCGCATGACCCGCGAGGCGCCGGCGCCCGTGGTCGACGTGACCGAGCGGATCCAGTCCCTCGGCGGCGCCGCGAACACGGCCGTGAACCTCGCGAGCCTCGGCGGCACCGTGCGGATGGTCGGCCTCGTCGGCCAGGACGCCGCGGGCGACCGCGTGCGCGACCTGCTCGTGGCCGCAGGCGTCGACGTGACGGGGCTCGTGCACTCGCCGCGCCTGCGCACCACCACCAAGACGCGCATCGTGGGCGACGACCAGGTGATCGTGCGGGTCGACGACGTGCACCGCGGATCCGTCCACCGCGACGACGCGCGCGCCCTCGCCCGCGCGGCCCTCGAGGCCACCGCGGGCGTGGACGCCGAGATCGTCTCCGACTACGGCACCGGCACGCTGCACGGCGTGGTGCTCGAGTCGCTCGCCGCCCGCGAGCGCCGCCCCGCCCTCACGGTGGTCGACGCGCACGACCCCGCCATCTGGGCGCCGCTCCGCCCCGACCTCATCACCCCCAACGCGGGCGAGGCCGGCCGCCTGGTCGACCGGGCGCTCGCGCGCGACGAGGACCGCGCCGCCGTGGTCGCCGCGCTCGGGGACGCGATCCTCGCCGCGGCCGGATCCGCGACCGCCGTCGTCACGCTGGACCGCGACGGCACCGTGGTGCTCGGCGCCGGCGAGCCGTACCGCACGCGCGCGCACCCCGTGCCCGAGAAGCAGGCGTCCGGCGCGGGCGACACGTTCGTCGCCGCCCTCACGCTCGCCCGCGCCGTGGGCCTCCCGCTCACGGTGAGCGCCGACTTCGCGCAGGCCGCGGCCGACGTGGTCGTGCGCCTCCCCGGCACGTCCGTGTGCTCGGCCGCGACCCTCGCCGACCACCTCGGCGAGACGCGCTCGCGCACGGTCTCGCAGGCCGAGCTCGTCGACCTCGTGGCCGCCGAGCGCGCCGCCGGCCGCCGGATCGTCTTCACCAACGGCTGCTTCGACGTGCTGCACCGCGGCCACACCACCTACCTCCGCCAGGCCAAGCGCCTCGGCGACGTGCTCGTGGTGGCGCTCAACAGCGACGACTCGGTGCGGCGGCTGAAGGGATCCGACCGGCCGGTGAACACCGCGGAGGACCGCGCGGGCGTGCTCGCCGAGCTGTCCTGCGTCGACGTGATCACCGTCTTCGACACCGACACCCCCATCCCGCTGCTCGAGGCGGTGCAGCCCGACGTCTACGCGAAGGGCGGCGACTACACGCCCGAGATGCTCGACGAGACCGACGTGGTGCGCGCGTACGGCGGCGAGGTCAGCATCCTCGGCTACGTGCCGTCGCAGTCCACGAGCTCGATGGTCGACCGGATCCGCGCCTCCGCCCCCGATCCCGGCTTCACCCGCCCCGCGGGCACGGCGAAGTCCGCGCCCGCCGGCGGCCCCGTCGGCCCCGCCGGCCCCGCCGGCCCCGAGGCCGCCGCCCCCGCGTCCGAGACGGATCCGGAGCCCGCGCCGGGAGCCCCCCGGTGA
- a CDS encoding DUF2795 domain-containing protein — protein sequence MAINPIELQKHLSGLDYPASKDAIVKKAEESGADSDALDALKKIEDKEYDAPTAINSAVSDAS from the coding sequence ATGGCCATCAACCCCATCGAGCTCCAGAAGCACCTCAGCGGCCTCGACTACCCCGCGTCCAAGGACGCGATCGTGAAGAAGGCGGAGGAGTCGGGCGCCGACTCCGACGCGCTCGACGCCCTCAAGAAGATCGAGGACAAGGAGTACGACGCCCCCACGGCGATCAACTCCGCCGTCTCCGACGCGAGCTGA
- a CDS encoding aldehyde dehydrogenase, protein MTTDTALDIDDLIDPEEVEAGPGTLRITDPRDGSPVGAIDASSPEEVDAAVRRSVAASTAWAATPPAQRGQAVRRAAHALAEHAEELAELNVRETGKPIGDALGGVGAGVDTLLQYSELGPVHRGKALLGTLPNVDFSVPRPRGVTVALTPWNDPVAVAAGIIGAALVMGNTVIHKPSERCPHLGELLGRILAEALPEGVLVSVVGGGDVGDQLVAHEDTRVVAHVGSTAAGEAIARRAAGTPTHVIRENGGNDPLLVDAGVDPEWAAAQAALGSFANAGQICTSVERIYVHRDIADRFTAALVAEAERWNSSGDLGPLVDERMRSAVHEQVQEALTDGARALVGGHVPDGPGSRYPATVLVDCTDDMVVMTHETFGPVAAVRVVEDFDEALERASADRYGLAASVLTASMEHAQRAAAELPVGTIKVNGVFGGAPGGAAQPRGRSGSGFGYGPELLDEMSTTTVVHLGLPVLDAGAVTPAEDASGSVSTDAGDAR, encoded by the coding sequence ATGACCACGGACACCGCACTCGACATCGATGACCTGATCGACCCCGAGGAGGTCGAGGCCGGTCCCGGCACGCTGCGGATCACGGATCCGCGCGACGGCTCCCCGGTCGGCGCCATCGACGCGTCGAGCCCCGAGGAGGTCGACGCCGCGGTGCGCCGCTCGGTCGCTGCGTCCACCGCCTGGGCCGCGACGCCGCCCGCCCAGCGCGGCCAGGCCGTGCGCCGCGCCGCCCACGCGCTCGCGGAGCACGCGGAGGAGCTCGCGGAGCTCAACGTCCGCGAGACCGGCAAGCCCATCGGCGACGCGCTCGGCGGCGTCGGCGCGGGCGTCGACACGCTCCTGCAGTACTCCGAGCTCGGACCCGTCCACCGTGGGAAGGCCCTCCTCGGCACGCTCCCGAACGTCGACTTCTCGGTGCCGCGCCCGCGCGGCGTCACGGTCGCGCTCACGCCGTGGAACGACCCGGTGGCGGTCGCGGCCGGCATCATCGGCGCGGCGCTCGTCATGGGCAACACGGTGATCCACAAGCCGAGCGAGCGCTGCCCGCACCTCGGGGAGCTGCTCGGCCGGATCCTCGCCGAGGCGCTCCCCGAGGGCGTGCTCGTCTCCGTGGTCGGCGGCGGCGACGTCGGCGACCAGCTGGTCGCGCACGAGGACACGCGCGTGGTCGCGCACGTCGGATCCACCGCCGCGGGCGAGGCCATCGCGCGCCGCGCCGCCGGGACGCCCACCCACGTCATCCGCGAGAACGGCGGCAACGACCCGCTCCTCGTCGACGCGGGCGTCGACCCCGAGTGGGCCGCCGCGCAGGCCGCCCTCGGCTCCTTCGCGAACGCCGGCCAGATCTGCACCTCGGTCGAGCGGATCTACGTCCACCGCGACATCGCCGACCGCTTCACCGCCGCGCTCGTCGCGGAGGCCGAGCGCTGGAACTCCTCCGGCGACCTCGGCCCGCTGGTCGACGAGCGCATGCGCTCGGCCGTGCACGAGCAGGTGCAGGAGGCCCTCACCGACGGCGCCCGTGCGCTCGTCGGCGGGCACGTGCCCGACGGCCCCGGCTCCCGCTACCCGGCCACCGTGCTCGTCGACTGCACCGACGACATGGTCGTCATGACGCACGAGACGTTCGGCCCGGTCGCCGCCGTGCGCGTCGTCGAGGACTTCGACGAGGCCCTCGAGCGCGCGTCCGCCGACCGCTACGGCCTCGCCGCGAGCGTGCTCACCGCGTCGATGGAGCACGCGCAGCGCGCGGCCGCCGAGCTGCCCGTCGGCACGATCAAGGTCAACGGCGTCTTCGGCGGCGCACCCGGCGGCGCCGCGCAGCCCCGCGGCCGCAGCGGATCCGGCTTCGGCTACGGCCCCGAGCTCCTCGACGAGATGAGCACCACGACGGTCGTGCACCTCGGGCTGCCCGTGCTCGACGCGGGGGCGGTCACCCCCGCCGAGGACGCGTCCGGCTCCGTGAGCACGGACGCGGGCGACGCCCGATGA
- a CDS encoding glycoside hydrolase family 127 protein, whose translation MPRILPSVRATTPIALADVDIADSFWSPRIETVRTETIPFQYHQLETIGHLESLRHQRKDSDPVPHIFWDSDIAKWIEAASYSLVAHPDPELDARLDDVIALLASAQGEDGYLNTYFTVIAPEDRFTDLRDAHELYCAGHLIEAAVAHHAATGKTSLLDVMRRYADLIGTVFGRGDGQIRGYDGHEEIELALVKLAAATGERRYLELASYFVEERGTEPYFFDLEAERRGTPGYFGGQFSGDAHPGRTREYLQAHAPVRDQHEAVGHSVRAMYLYSAMADLAREQEDGSLLEACRGLWEHLTTRRMYVTGGIGSSAVNEGFTRDFDLPDETAYAETCAAIGLMMWAQRMLRIDRHRRYGDVLELALYNGVLSGLSHDGQCFFYDNPMASRGGVGRHAWFDVACCPPNLARLLTSLGSYAYATGDAELVVHVPVSGTVRVAAGDETAVIEVEADVLASGRVVLRVTEAPEQELALTVRIPAWSRTATLQLNGEALDLDDAGVLGDDGYATVDRRWRAGDELVLQLDTAPRRLRADPRLVDHAGRVAVARGPLIHALEEVDNGADLHMLTLPRDADLGTESADGMGVVVADGRRSTLGGEGLYRIDIPREHGATLRLVPYFSWANRGEGEMRIWIRES comes from the coding sequence ATGCCCCGCATCCTCCCCTCCGTCCGGGCGACGACGCCCATCGCCCTCGCCGACGTCGACATCGCCGACTCCTTCTGGAGCCCCCGCATCGAGACCGTCCGCACGGAGACCATCCCCTTCCAGTACCACCAGCTCGAGACCATCGGGCACCTGGAGTCCCTCCGCCATCAGCGGAAGGACTCGGATCCGGTGCCGCACATCTTCTGGGACAGCGACATCGCCAAGTGGATCGAGGCTGCCAGCTACAGCCTCGTCGCCCACCCCGACCCGGAGCTCGACGCACGCCTCGACGACGTGATCGCCCTCCTCGCCTCCGCCCAGGGCGAGGACGGGTACCTCAACACCTACTTCACGGTCATCGCCCCGGAGGACCGCTTCACGGATCTCCGCGACGCGCACGAGCTGTACTGCGCGGGGCACCTCATCGAGGCGGCCGTCGCGCACCACGCGGCCACCGGCAAGACCAGCCTCCTCGACGTCATGCGCCGCTACGCGGACCTCATCGGCACGGTCTTCGGGCGGGGCGACGGGCAGATCCGCGGCTACGACGGCCACGAGGAGATCGAGCTCGCCCTGGTGAAGCTCGCCGCGGCCACCGGGGAGCGCCGCTACCTCGAGCTCGCGTCCTACTTCGTCGAGGAGCGCGGCACCGAGCCGTACTTCTTCGACCTCGAGGCCGAGCGCCGCGGCACCCCCGGGTACTTCGGCGGCCAGTTCAGCGGCGACGCGCACCCCGGCCGGACCCGCGAGTACCTGCAGGCCCACGCGCCGGTGCGCGACCAGCACGAGGCGGTCGGCCACTCCGTCCGGGCGATGTACCTCTACTCGGCCATGGCGGACCTCGCCCGCGAGCAGGAGGACGGATCGCTCCTCGAGGCGTGCCGCGGACTCTGGGAGCACCTCACCACCCGGCGGATGTACGTCACCGGCGGCATCGGCAGCTCGGCCGTCAACGAGGGGTTCACCCGCGACTTCGACCTCCCGGACGAGACCGCCTACGCGGAGACGTGCGCGGCCATCGGGCTCATGATGTGGGCGCAGCGCATGCTGCGCATCGACCGCCACCGCCGGTACGGCGACGTGCTCGAGCTCGCCCTGTACAACGGGGTCCTGTCCGGCCTCTCGCACGACGGCCAGTGCTTCTTCTACGACAACCCGATGGCCAGCCGCGGCGGCGTCGGACGCCACGCCTGGTTCGACGTGGCCTGCTGCCCGCCCAACCTGGCCCGCCTCCTCACCTCCCTCGGCTCCTACGCCTACGCGACCGGGGACGCGGAGCTCGTCGTCCACGTGCCCGTCTCGGGGACGGTGCGCGTCGCCGCGGGCGACGAGACCGCGGTCATCGAGGTCGAGGCCGACGTCCTGGCATCCGGCCGTGTCGTCCTGCGCGTCACGGAGGCTCCCGAGCAGGAGCTCGCGCTGACGGTGCGCATCCCGGCGTGGTCGCGGACCGCGACGCTGCAGCTCAACGGAGAGGCGCTGGACCTGGATGACGCCGGCGTGCTCGGGGACGACGGGTACGCGACGGTCGATCGGCGGTGGCGAGCCGGCGACGAGCTCGTCCTCCAGCTCGACACGGCACCGCGTCGTCTCCGGGCCGACCCGCGCCTCGTCGACCACGCGGGCCGGGTCGCCGTCGCGCGGGGGCCGCTCATCCACGCGCTCGAGGAGGTGGACAACGGCGCCGACCTGCACATGCTGACCCTCCCGAGGGACGCCGACCTCGGGACCGAGTCGGCGGACGGCATGGGCGTGGTCGTGGCGGACGGTCGGCGCAGCACCCTCGGAGGCGAGGGCCTGTACCGCATCGACATCCCCCGGGAGCACGGCGCCACGCTCCGCCTCGTCCCCTACTTCTCGTGGGCCAACCGCGGCGAGGGCGAGATGCGCATCTGGATCCGGGAGAGCTGA
- a CDS encoding glycosyltransferase encodes MTAGRSRRWSGEWGAGRAPDAPAIDVLIPSAGRTAELAVTLSGLAGQDDPPFRVIVSDQSDGFRADAEPSVQGMVRVLRAQGREVEVVSHLPRRGIAEHRASLLARATADAVLFLDDDVWLEPGMLRRMHDALRTLGIGFVGAAVQGLSYLDDRRAHEATAFTPWGDAVQPERVRRDTPGFDRWPLHNAANLAHIAADLDLEVDTWLAYRIAWVGGCVLYRRDALVETGGFDFWERLPEHHSGEDVAAQWRVMERSGGAGIVPSGAVHLEAPTTIPVREVDAFDVVFADESPDPQEAPLDDAPAEESTRSEGGAGDRADRS; translated from the coding sequence GTGACCGCGGGCCGGAGCCGCCGCTGGTCCGGCGAGTGGGGCGCGGGCCGGGCGCCGGACGCGCCCGCGATCGACGTGCTGATCCCGAGCGCCGGCCGCACGGCCGAGCTCGCGGTCACGCTCTCCGGCCTCGCCGGCCAGGACGATCCGCCGTTCCGCGTGATCGTGAGCGACCAGTCCGACGGCTTCCGCGCCGACGCCGAGCCGAGCGTGCAGGGCATGGTGCGCGTGCTCCGGGCGCAGGGCCGCGAGGTCGAGGTGGTGTCGCACCTGCCGCGCCGCGGGATCGCCGAGCACCGCGCGTCGCTCCTCGCGCGCGCGACCGCCGACGCCGTGCTCTTCCTCGACGACGACGTGTGGCTGGAGCCCGGCATGCTCCGCCGCATGCACGACGCGCTCCGGACGCTCGGCATCGGCTTCGTCGGCGCCGCCGTGCAGGGCCTCAGCTACCTCGACGACCGCCGCGCCCACGAGGCCACGGCCTTCACGCCGTGGGGCGACGCCGTGCAGCCGGAGCGCGTCCGCCGCGACACGCCGGGCTTCGACCGGTGGCCGCTGCACAACGCCGCGAACCTCGCGCACATCGCCGCGGACCTCGACCTCGAGGTCGACACGTGGCTCGCGTACCGGATCGCGTGGGTCGGCGGCTGCGTGCTCTACCGCCGCGACGCGCTCGTGGAGACGGGCGGCTTCGACTTCTGGGAGCGCCTGCCCGAGCACCACTCCGGCGAGGACGTGGCCGCGCAGTGGCGGGTGATGGAGCGCTCCGGCGGCGCCGGGATCGTGCCGAGCGGCGCCGTGCACCTGGAGGCGCCGACCACCATCCCCGTCCGCGAGGTGGACGCCTTCGACGTGGTCTTCGCCGACGAGTCGCCGGATCCCCAGGAAGCGCCCCTAGACGACGCGCCCGCCGAGGAGTCGACTCGATCCGAGGGAGGCGCGGGTGACCGCGCCGACCGCTCCTGA